From a region of the Tiliqua scincoides isolate rTilSci1 chromosome 4, rTilSci1.hap2, whole genome shotgun sequence genome:
- the MYOG gene encoding LOW QUALITY PROTEIN: myogenin (The sequence of the model RefSeq protein was modified relative to this genomic sequence to represent the inferred CDS: substituted 1 base at 1 genomic stop codon): MELLETNPYFFTDQRFYDGENYLNPRLHSYEQTAYPDRAAMTLCPDSRTGLEEKASVLPDHSPGQCLPWACKVCKRKSVSIDRRRAATLREKRRLKKVNEAFEALKRSTLLNPNQRLPKVEILRSAIQYIERLQALLSTLNQQERDQRDLRYCSTSTQSVVSARGGXKPSDSILVESSSHSSSCSPEWSTQLEFSTHPSDHLLSDDSSEDRNLHSLSSIVDSIAVEDVAVVFQEERAPN, encoded by the exons ATGGAACTCCTAGAGACCAACCCTTACTTTTTCACAGACCAACGGTTTTACGATGGAGAAAACTACCTGAACCCTCGCTTGCACAGCTACGAACAGACGGCCTACCCAGACCGAGCAGCCATGACCCTGTGCCCTGACAGCAGGACTGGTTTGGAGGAGAAGGCCTCAGTCCTGCCAGATCACAGTCCCGGCCAATGCCTGCCCTGGGCATGCAAAGTATGCAAGAGGAAAAGTGTCTCCATCGATAGGCGTCGGGCTGCCACCCTGAGGGAGAAGCGCCGGCTGAagaaagtcaatgaggcttttgAAGCTCTCAAACGGAGCACATTACTGAACCCCAACCAGCGGCTTCCCAAGGTGGAGATTCTCCGCAGTGCCATCCAGTACATTGAGCGCTTGCAAGCTCTGCTTAGTACTCTCAACCAACAGGAACGGGACCAGAGGGACTTGCGCTACTGTAGCACCAGCACCCAGTCAGTGGTAAGTGCCAGGGGAGGGTAAAAGCCGTCAGACAGCATAT TGGTGGAATCCTCTTCACA cagcagctcatGTAGCCCAGAGTGGAGCACCCAGCTAGAGTTTAGCACTCATCCTTCAG ACCATTTGTTGAGTGATGATTCTTCTGAAGACCGCAATCTTCACTCCCTGTCTTCAATCGTGGACAGTATCGCTGTGGAGGATGTGGCTGTTGTGTTCCAAGAGGAGAGGGCTCCAAACTGA